A region from the Branchiostoma lanceolatum isolate klBraLanc5 chromosome 2, klBraLanc5.hap2, whole genome shotgun sequence genome encodes:
- the LOC136426512 gene encoding dual oxidase maturation factor 1-like, translating into MSSSLYQAFRVDGGPTQYAENRTPVTADVLEVGLVFAIAILAFSFLVILPGVRGMQRLYFAVMVFFSIFVMATIMVSNFGMEWEKAEVHTKVQYKAFIAEEMDGMVGVKIGLRAVNITLKGSGKGALANEEINYNERFHYGQDGQGRIGFGPYASLINREFRAAQFRGLPYPILWVAEYFTLDGEDIRWHRSYRLAGYYTLIMLWTAFPLWIITNILFCMFIRYGAYFMMLTGGVMLLGNALFHFLRFGPVLAVPMGTATLVFHYGWCFWLNLVVGSVTLVLGAAILFLDLRFPDVTSTFFSVGSDPDEYYTVKKSLTRGLAPTTVSLPAISEEVAEMSEQKSDSTIARPHSGRPTSGLAVFQKPRRKIMAESDIPV; encoded by the exons ATGTCGTCGAGTCTGTACCAGGCGTTCCGAGTGGACGGAGGTCCGACCCAGTACGCGGAGAACCGGACTCCGGTCACCGCCGACGTGCTGGAAGTCGGCCTGGTGTTCGCCATCGCGATCCTCGCCTTCTCTTTCCTCGTCATCCTGCCGGGCGTCAGGGGGATGcag AGACTGTACTTCGCCGTCATGGTCTTCTTCAGCATCTTTGTCATGGCCACCATCATGG TGAGTAACTTCGGGATGGAGTGGGAGAAAGCCGAGGTGCACACGAAGGTCCAGTACAAGGCCTTCATCGCTGAGGAGATGGACGGCATGGTGGGGGTCAAGATCGGGCTCAGGGCGGTCAACATCACCCTAAAAG GTTCTGGAAAAGGAGCGCTCGCGAACGAAGAAATAAACTACAACGAACGGTTCCACTATGGACAGGACGGACAGGGGAGGATCGGGTTCGGACCCTACG CGAGCCTGATCAATCGCGAGTTCCGGGCGGCCCAGTTCCGCGGCCTGCCGTACCCGATCCTCTGGGTGGCCGAGTACTTCACTCTGGACGGGGAGGACATCCGCTGGCACCGCAGCTACCGACTGGCGGGATACTACACACTCATCATGCTGTG gACCGCCTTCCCCCTGTGGATCATCACCAATATCCTGTTCTGCATGTTCATCCGGTACGGAGCCTACTTCATGATGCTGACGGGCGGGGTCATGTTGCTAGGCAACGCCCTCTTCCACTTCCTGCGGTTCGGGCCGGTCCTGGCCGTTCCCATGGGAACCGCGACGCTCGTGTTCCACTACGGCTGGTGCTTCTGGCTTAACCTGGTCGTCG GTTCCGTGACTTTAGTGCTTggagccgccatcttgtttctggACCTCCGCTTTCCTGACGTCACGTCGACGTTCTTCTCCGTGGGGTCCGACCCTGACGAGTATTACACCGTCAAGAAATCTCTAACTAGAG GATTGGCTCCGACAACAGTCTCCTTGCCGGCCATTTCTGAAGAAGTTGCAGAGATGAGTGAACAGAAAAGTGATAGCACCATT GCTCGTCCCCACAGCGGTAGACCGACCTCCGGACTCGCTGTGTTCCAGAAGCCCCGCCGTAAAATAATGGCGGAGTCTGACATACCGGTCTGA